Proteins from a single region of Theileria parva strain Muguga chromosome 1, complete sequence, whole genome shotgun sequence:
- a CDS encoding AP2 domain protein, translating to MNNDTTVDYSSGYKNLENSVENGAHSLKENTNVNDVDTLLSCINLWQKENKENSKLQKLDTFRNIPTIPFNSTNSLLKHDINKINGSINEGFMNLLALKPDLEEGKIAEEDLYKHSSGLYTNTLLNFDHKSIISNLNYPIDYYYDKLELAGENARDNASTNENSSDGTMGNEQSEFTSRLRTQTQNPNNPKLSENCEFSNANQFKSVAATESVKSNPKHVEYNSINTNSNTNYVNYKSANYENNSLQDQANVDDNYIDEFKGMIGKFINGENYHASNHLTNVPNRGFQHDNILTSDNVLIDRDFDEDLENEENPILSMWNRQDAIITERDILVYGKSDSNLELLTNSSNDNKTPQNNMDMIKDVSVNCQIDQILNIKEEPEPEKIRGVCFCKSDNSWTAWWTEKGKSRKKAFKLSLYGYEEARKKAIEHRLYIEEILPELKEKKFKTAKRKASTMSTPTTSINSVSTTNVTPRTDKDEAPAKEEGIFRGTRNRSREKNEENGVYFKDNVWYATWIDPFGLRKVNAFPVTKEVPFLAARNKAISAYNMNNFVTNAKNNPQNTYVQSNLNHQNFITPNNHFNNSDRVNSPTLNTMNNGTDRPNNYNGLNSNLIYEMSKRRKVNMDSSVGSKTDGCEYFKNMEKKIDGDLERGKARATQYSGTENEPATSTQTSQNPQIFLQNVQEYRLPESENVQQPPGTNKRAEAKLNSHHCQIKLERSILDEIEKAINKSLAQNSNQPSESQKINGNGNGSSENNIEKVNEEVQSPDNHRQEGDETLTNDQEEKSGKFFENVNALCISHAGLDKQFSVSIIPTYIQGPHQTQLLTFVILNS from the coding sequence atgaataatgaTACAACGGTGGACTACTCAAGCGGGTATAAAAACCTCGAAAATTCAGTAGAGAACGGCGCACATTCTCTTAAAGAGAATACTAACGTGAATGATGTAGATACTCTCTTGAGTTGCATAAACTTATGGCAGAAGGAGAATAAAGAAAATTCAAAGCTTCAGAAGCTGGATACTTTCAGGAACATACCAACAATTCCGTTCAATTCTACAAACTCTTTGTTGAAACatgatattaataaaataaatgggTCTATTAATGAAGGGTTTATGAATTTGCTTGCATTAAAACCTGACTTAGAAGAAGGGAAGATTGCGGAAGAGGACTTGTATAAGCACTCATCCGGTTTATACACCAACACATTACTCAATTTTGACCATAAGAGTATAAtttctaatttaaattatcccattgattattattatgataaattggAGCTTGCAGGCGAAAACGCCAGAGATAACGCCAGTACCAATGAAAATTCCAGCGACGGCACAATGGGGAATGAGCAATCGGAGTTTACATCGAGATTGAGAACTCAAACTCAGAATCCAAATAACCCAAAACTGTCAGAAAACTGTGAATTTAGTAATGCTAATCAATTTAAAAGCGTTGCTGCTACCGAAAGTGTCAAAAGCAACCCGAAACATGTAGAGTATAACAGTATTAATACAAATAGTAATacaaattatgtaaattataagtCTGCAAACtatgaaaataatagttTGCAAGACCAAGCAAATGTAgatgataattatattgACGAATTTAAAGGAATGATTGGAAAGTTCATTAATGGTGAAAACTACCATGCTTCCAATCACTTAACGAATGTACCAAACAGAGGCTTTCAACACGATAACATATTAACAAGTGATAACGTTCTGATTGATAGAGACTTTGATGAGGATTTGGAGAATGAAGAGAATCCAATATTGTCAATGTGGAACAGACAAGATGCGATAATAACTGAGAGGGACATACTTGTATACGGCAAAAGCGATTCCAATTTGGAGCTGCTAACCAATTCTTCAAACGATAACAAGACTCCCCAAAATAATATGGACATGATCAAAGATGTAAGTGTCAACTGCCAAATCGACCAGATACTGAACATCAAGGAGGAACCTGAGCCAGAGAAGATAAGAGGAGTGTGCTTTTGTAAGAGCGACAACAGTTGGACCGCCTGGTGGACTGAGAAGGGCAAAAGCAGGAAAAAGGCCTTTAAACTTAGTCTCTACGGTTATGAAGAAGCCAGAAAAAAGGCAATTGAACACAGATTATACATTGAGGAAATATTGCCTGAACTAAAGGAgaagaaatttaaaaccGCCAAAAGGAAGGCCAGCACCATGAGTACACCAACTACCTCCATCAACTCAGTGAGTACAACAAACGTAACACCGAGAACCGACAAGGATGAAGCACCTGCAAAGGAGGAAGGAATATTCAGGGGCACAAGAAATAGGTCGAGAGAAAAGAATGAAGAGAACGGAGTGTACTTCAAGGATAACGTCTGGTATGCCACTTGGATTGATCCGTTTGGATTAAGAAAAGTCAACGCGTTCCCTGTAACCAAGGAGGTACCTTTCCTTGCAGCAAGGAATAAGGCCATTAGTGCCTACAATATGAACAACTTTGTTACAAATGCTAAAAATAATCCCCAAAATACTTACGTACAAAGTAACCTCAACCACCAAAATTTCATCACCCCCAATAACCACTTCAATAACTCTGATAGAGTTAATAGTCCAACCTTAAATACCATGAATAATGGCACCGACAGGCCTAATAATTACAATGGCTTGAATAGCAACTTGATTTACGAGATGTCGAAAAGGAGAAAGGTGAACATGGACAGTTCAGTGGGCTCAAAAACCGATGGTTGTGAATATTTCAAGAACATGGAGAAGAAAATTGATGGTGACTTGGAAAGGGGCAAAGCAAGAGCAACTCAATACTCTGGAACGGAAAATGAGCCTGCGACATCAACTCAAACGAGTCAGAATCCCCAAATATTTCTCCAAAACGTTCAAGAATATAGATTACCAGAGTCAGAGAATGTACAACAACCCCCGGGGACAAACAAAAGAGCCGAAGCTAAGTTAAACTCACACCACTGCCAAATCAAGTTGGAAAGGTCAATACTTGATGAAATCGAAAAGGCTATTAACAAATCACTGGCCCAGAATTCAAATCAACCTTCTGAAAgccaaaaaattaatggaaATGGAAATGGGTCAAGTGAGAATAACATAGAGAAAGTTAACGAGGAGGTTCAGTCTCCAGATAACCACCGCCAAGAAGGTGACGAGACGCTCACAAATGATCAGGAAGAAAAATCAGGGAAGttttttgaaaatgtaaatGCACTTTGCATCTCACACGCCGGCTTGGATAAACAGTTCTCAGTTAGCATTATTCCAACTTACATCCAAGGACCACATCAAACACAACTTCTAACTTTtgtcattttaaattcataa
- the JMJ14 gene encoding hydroxylase JmjC domain protein: protein MALIEKPKSPLLQSSLDNISISQRPLLSFSSETSKNVDSNLIYTTSGSRRSLRKIKKPNFFKITHDHRPDPELQAALKRSKLDTSNQDIDYSSITPVPVVYATKEEFSNPIKLWNKYSSLGEEFGAIKVIPPEDYTTRLPIDLENFRFKVRQQRIQLLSNGTGFSHPSDLWNCDKMIKYDNFLKKQIMGSDDPSLESVEKEYWTMVRNADPRVTSFYGADLNVFSHKTNTRDNLLIKCATNDPWNLCNLPNCDGSLLKYINNVVPGVNSPWLYIGMIFTSFCWHTEDNYFGSVNFHHSGAPKVWYLVPPKKASKMESVLKNYSSLEGEEFALYGLRVQIPPDVLISNGITLYRLVQQVNEFVMVWPRTFHCGFNAGFNCNEACNIAPGNWIKMGYKSLVNYKYARKTCIPFFRIILSSIPNVMELDATHIKSIVECLSLLISEEFQLRSRLNYPKYQMFFDREVVRNLKDLTNYLSHIDRSDFDLELFIESMHNSDTTNNYQFLVSCKEMASFCIKDCDLCDTPTFGSSVLCNHINTVVCISCLNYHECDCKTRVVLYRYPLYTLYNIILILKKVYYSMTNENLKVDSEYDIPKEDLLIKLDSSSSFAFKDFKRTNHSEAPAHENLKYKCNKIGLIRQNFEDITQICRKLTNSRLKGRKKKLDKIVINDDFIKHSEVSGSSEALAYVTKLSLKYTILALEEDTRESQA from the exons ATGGCTCTGATAGAGAAGCCAAAATCACCATTGTTGCAGTCAAGTCTCGATAATATTTCAATTTCGCAAAGACCTTTACTGTCTTTTTCCTCAGAAACCAGTAAAAATGTGGATTCCAACCTAATATACACTACATCCGGTAGTAGGAGAAGTTTAAGGAAAATTAAGAAACCaaacttttttaaaataacacatGACCATAGACCTGATCCAGAACTTCAAGCAGCGTTGAAGAGAAGTAAATTA GACACCTCCAATCAAGACATTGACTATTCTTCCATCACCCCCGTCCCAGTTGTGTATGCCACGAAGGAGGAATTTTCAAATCCCATCAAACTCTGGAATAAATATAGCAGTTTag GAGAGGAATTTGGAGCCATTAAGGTGATCCCACCCGAGGACTACACCACCAGACTGCCCATCGACCTTGAGAACTTTCGCTTCAAAGTTCGCCAACAACGTATACAACTGCTTTCTAACGGAACg GGGTTTTCTCATCCTTCTGACCTGTGGAACTGCGATAAGATGATAAAGTATGACAATTTTCTCAAGAAACAGATTATGGGCTCTGACGATCCCTCACTCGAGTCAGTGGAGAAGGAATACTGGACGATGGTTAGAAACGCTGATCCAAGAG TGACATCTTTCTACGGAGCCGACCTGAATGTCTTTTCTCACAAGACTAATACGAgagataatttattaattaagtGTGCGACGAATGATCCCTGGAATCTTTGTAATTTGCCCAACTGTGATGGGTCACTGCTTAAGTATATCAACAACGTCGTGCCGGGCGTTAACAGCCCCTGGCTGTATATAG gCATGATTTTCACCTCATTTTGCTGGCACACAGAAGATAATTACTTCGGTTCCGTAAATTTCCATCACAGTGGTGCCCCGAAGGTATGGTACCTCGTGCCTCCCAAAAAGGCATCAAAAATGGAGTcagttttaaaaaactacTCGTCACTCGAGGGAGAAGAATTTGCTTTATATGGGTTGAGGGTTCAAATCCCGCCAGATGTTCTTATCTCCAATGGAATCACACTTTACAGACTAGTTCAACAGGTTAACGAGTTTGTAATGGTTTGGCCCAGAACTTTTCATTGCGGATTTAATGCAGG GTTTAACTGTAATGAAGCATGTAATATAGCACCAGGAAACTGGATTAAGATGGGATATAAGTCACTAGTAAACTACAAATATGCTAGGAAGACCTGTATACCTTTCTTTAGAATCATTCTTTCATCAATTCCCAA TGTAATGGAACTTGATGCAACGCATATAAAGAGTATAGTTGAGTGTTTGAGTTTGTTAATATCTGAAG AGTTCCAGCTGAGGTCGAGACTAAATTATCCAAAGTATCAGATGTTTTTCGACCGTGAAGTTGTTAGAAATCTGAAagatttaactaattatcTTTCGCACATTGATCGATCAG ATTTTGACCTGGAGTTGTTCATAGAATCAATGCATAACTCCGATACGACAAATAACTACCAGTTCCTTGTATCCTGTAAAGAGATGGCAAGCTTTTGTATCAAAGATTGTGATTTGTGTGACACTCCCACCTTTGGAA GTTCCGTTTTGTGTAACCACATTAACACTGTGGTTTGTATCTCCTGTTTAAACTATCACGAATGTGACTGCAAAACAAGGGTTGTTCTTTACAGATACCCACTATACACGCTGtacaatataatattaatactgaAAAAAGTTTACTACTCTATG ACCAACGAGAACTTGAAGGTAGACTCTGAGTATGACATACCTAAGGAAGACTTGCTGATTAAGCTAGACTCGAGCTCTTCCTTTGCCTTCAAGGACTTCAAAAGAACCAATCACTCTGAGGCTCCTGCCCACGAGAATCTCAAGTACAAATGTAACAAGATCGGCCTCATCAGGCAGAACTTTGAAGATATAACGCAAATTTGTAGGAAGCTTACAAATTCCAGGCTAAAGGGGAGGAAGAAGAAGCTGGATAAAATTGTGATTAATGATGACTTTATCAAACATTCCGAAGTATCAGGTTCGTCCGAAGCCCTTGCCTACGTAACCAAGTTGAGCCTGAAATACACTATTCTGGCCCTAGAGGAAGATACAAGGGAAAGCCAAgcttaa
- the KPNB1 gene encoding HEAT repeat family protein: MESSFITVLESSLDPESKYFMEAQRKLQLAKESNLPEFINALSEVIANHEAGSGPRYLAGILLKNCFEFKTEEEKMNFYKNTSADVLYYLKVRMINVMKTGAESQAVLAACTVVARIAQIELSTKSWPEFFDIILTMVDSNDFNQTRSSLICLSYLIEDLSNIYENQNVNLLSDLEVNRLLTSVIKGVYIEDPQSCKMALRSLQNLLFFIENNMEVDAERDVIVEAICRRCSENNDLEIRTAAFDCLVQLVSEYYSRLIPSLQVIVPFLWQAIDSHVEQIAIPAFEFWNTICEIEIQSAANATDRTSSTVRSESTGKSNRDAVEGSIIKQVIPYLLPKILFTMTLHKFEDMDVDTWTLPMAAGICLSLCSQTVKNDIVHSVLEFVTENFKSTEWNKREAAVLAYGYIMEGPDSETLKILVSESFDNLCDVLSDTSIAVRDTAAWTIGRIATFHCEVVLNHLGSPDVPNSNLSKIVRALFDVPRVAVNICYFINELAEHINDYNKGPTNLLDCMFARLCEMLVNRSTMADTLDRNLYVSIYSSLCALIAGVSNNCLTELMALLDHFVVLVSQMITSDFSYEQKLKIQSVLGAIQVLVSRVGFVKNLNLLMNSIFEFLSVELDEEALLTLSALVNVIEFAQILPFIPKIVDVVLTGLQSEVGICKISIGLTSDVSRCLESPFSTYLDRFMTILINILQDVNGDKTLKPLIIVAIGDIAMAVGGTFSSYVQNTMTLLLQAATTTYEMGPIDNEDWIYFVNQLQESSLQCFTGIVYGLKEGGALHLLRPYVSSLLQFAQQVVETPDPFFDTNLYKLAVSLIGDLSSSFGSDLSRHLVDSNLIRGIESRLKQLELAQDPGIKDCRDRVGWLHSTLAIN; the protein is encoded by the exons ATGGAGTCGTCATTTATCACAGTTCTCGAAAGTAGTTTGGATCCAGAGTCCAAATACTTTATGGAAGCTCAGAGAAAACTACAATTGGCTAAAGAGTCGAACCTTCCAGAATTCATAAACGCTTTGTCAGAAGTTATTGCAAACCATGAAGCTGGATCAGGACCGAGGTACCTGGCAGGTATACTGCTAAAGAACTGTTTTGAGTTCAAGACTGAGGAGGAAAAGATGAATTTCTACAAGAATACAAGTGCAGATGTTCTGTACTACCTGAAGGTTCGTATGATAAATGTTATGAAAACGGGCGCAGAGTCTCAGGCAGTACTGGCAGCCTGCACAGTTGTGGCACGAATCGCTCAGATAGAACTCAGTACCAAGTCGTGGCCTGAATTCTTTGACATCATACTCACGATGGTCGACTCTAACGATTTCAACCAGACTAGGAGCTCACTGATCTGCCTGAGTTATCTCATTGAGGATTTATCAAACATTTATGAAAACCAGAACGTCAACTTGCTAAGTGACCTTGAGGTTAACCGACTTTTAACGTCTGTGATCAAGGGCGTTTATATAGAGGATCCACAGTCATGCAAAATGGCATTAAGGTCTCTGCAAAATCTGTTGTTCTTTATAGAGAACAACATGGAGGTTGACGCAGAACGAGATGTTATTGTGGAGGCTATTTGTAGGAGGTGCTCTGAAAACAATGACCTTGAGATAAGAACTGCAGCATTTGATTGTTTAGTTCAACTAGTATCAGAATACTATTCCAGGCTTATTCCGTCACTGCAAGTCATTGTACCGTTCCTTTGGCAGGCTATAGATTCGCATGTTGAACAGATTGCAATACCGGCATTTGAGTTCTGGAACACCATTTGTGAAATTGAAATTCAAAGCGCCGCAAACGCTACTGATAGGACCAGCTCAACAGTAAGGAGTGAATCTACCGGTAAAAGTAATAGAGATGCAGTGGAAGGATCTATAATAAAGCAGGTCATCCCATACTTGTTACCCAAGATATTGTTTACAATGACACTGCATAAGTTTGAGGATATGGATGTTGATACATGGACACTACCGATGGCGGCTGGGATATGCCTTTCATTATGTTCTCAGACCGTAAAGAATGACATTGTTCACTCAGTTCTAGAGTTTGTGACggagaattttaaaagcACTGAGTGGAATAAGAGGGAGGCAGCAGTACTGGCTTATGGGTACATAATGGAGGGTCCCGATAGTGAAACTTTGAAAATTCTAGTTTCCGAGTCGTTTGATAATCTGTGTGATGTACTGTCAGATACATCAATAGCAGTCAGAGACACAGCAGCCTGGACAATTGGCAGAATAGCAACATTTCACTGCGAAGTCGTTCTGAACCACTTGGGATCCCCAGATGTTCCCaactcaaatttatcaaagaTCGTCAGAGCACTATTTGATGTACCAAGAGTCGCAGTCAATATCTGctattttataaatgagCTCGCAGAACATATTAATG ACTACAATAAAGGGCCTACAAATCTACTGGATTGTATGTTCGCAAGACTGTGTGAAATGTTGGTAAATCGGAGCACAATGGCTGATACCTTGGATCGCAATTTATATGTATCAATATACAGCAGTTTGTGTGCACTGATTGCTGGAGTGTCAAACAACTGTTTGACTGAGCTTATGGCACTATTGGACCACTTTGTGGTATTAGTGTCTCAAATGATAACATCCGATTTTAGTTATGAGCAGAAACTTAAAATACAGTCAGTTTTGGGAGCAATCCAGGTTTTAGTATCAAGGGTCGGGTTTGTCAAGAACCTTAACCTGCTCATGAACAGcatatttgaatttttatcagTTGAGTTGGATGAGGAGGCACTACTGACCCTGAGTGCTCTGGTGAATGTGATTGAGTTTGCGCAGATTTTACCTTTCATTCCCAAGATTGTTGACGTAGTTTTAACGGGACTGCAGTCAGAAGTTGGAATATGTAAGATTAGTATAGGTTTGACGAGCGACGTGAGTAGGTGTTTGGAATCACCGTTTTCCACCTATCTCGACAGATTCATGACGATTttgattaatattttgCAAGATGTAAATGGAGATAAGACTTTGAAACCTCTGATCATTGTAGCAATTGGAGATATCGCGATGGCAGTGGGAGGAACATTCTCCAGTTACGTCCAGAATACTATGACACTGTTGCTCCAAGCAGCCACAACCACCTATGAAATGGGTCCAATTGATAACGAGGATTGGATTTACTTCGTGAATCAGCTTCAGGAGTCCTCTCTTCAGTGCTTTACAGGCATTGTGTACGGGCTTAAGGAAGGTGGAGCTCTTCATTTGCTACGACCCTACGTCAGCTCACTGCTTCAATTTGCACAACAGGTTGTTGAGACTCCAGACCCTTTCTTCGATaccaatttatataaacttGCTGTCTCGCTCATCGG TGATTTATCGTCATCATTTGGGAGTGACTTATCCCGTCACTTGGTAGACTCAAATTTAATCAGAGGAATTGAAAGTAGGCTAAAACAACTGGAGCTCGCTCAAGACCCGGGGATAAAGGATTGCAGAGATCGAGTAGGGTGGCTGCACTCTACTCTGGCTATTAACTGA
- the URA5 gene encoding orotate phosphoribosyltransferase, with translation MGSESLLLRVPEMKKRFLELCHKYEAYKYGDFVLRSGLKSNIFFNSGVLTDCESFDLMTDLMIAKLLESNVEFDAFHGCPYKAIPLVSTLCLKYYKLTGKKVYFGYHRKEVKDHGEGKLFVGSPKVFGENSRLVVVDDILTKGTSVSESLSLLKNTPAKVVCVLILLNREPNYGEFAKKLDDMGVKFLEVMKLDDLLDPKMYYTQ, from the exons ATGGGTTCAGAATCTCTTCTTCTGAGGGTTCCTGAGATGAAAAAACGCTTCCTTGAACTGTGCCACAAATATGAAGCTTATAAATACGGAGACTTTGTTCTTAGATCTGGACTCAAATCCAATATATTCTTCAACTCTGGAGTTCTTACAGACTGCGAATCTTTCGATTTAATGACTGATTTAATGATCGCGAAGTTGCTGGAATCCAACGTAGAATTTGACGCCTTTCACGGCTGCCCATACAAG GCTATCCCTCTTGTTTCAACACTATGTTTAAAGTACTACAAATTAACTGGCAAGAAGGTGTACTTTGGATATCACCGGAAAGAAGTTAAAGATCACGGCGAAGGTAAACTTTTCGTAGGCTCACCTAAGGTGTTTGGAGAAAATTCAAGACTAGTTGTTGTAGATGATATTTTGACCAAGGGTACTTCAGTTTCCGAGAGTCTTTCTCTCCTCAAAAACACACCTGCCAAAGTTGTTTGTGTCCTAATTCTACTCAATCGGGAGCCTAACTACGGCG aaTTTGCTAAGAAACTTGATGACATGGGAGTCAAGTTCCTAGAGGTCATGAAACTCGATGACCTCCTGGACCCTAAAATGTACTATACTCAGTAA